One genomic window of Streptomyces sp. WP-1 includes the following:
- a CDS encoding ABC transporter permease — translation MTSPTPSAATPLEVTDETVTKSTTSNGPKGSESRSPGRLAWKRFKRDKTGVISAYVVIFFFVIAIAAPLIAKLYGKNPYTTYASQDPSLLDAFAYPSGPNGGMSSQFWFGIEPQLGRDVFTFLLYGIRTSLGIALAATVLTVVVGVVVGITAGYLGGKTDYIVSRVIDILLSFPSTLFFIAFMPVVYGIFVAPDDNIPTWLRATALITVLTAFGWATIARLLRGQVLGLREREFVEAAKVTGASPMRIVFKELLPNLWTPIIIQGTLLLPTLVTAEAGLSFLGVGIIDPTPDWGVMIARGSTFYSQDLTFMLFPGVSMVLFVVAFNLLGDSVRDALDPKSKR, via the coding sequence ATGACCTCCCCAACTCCATCCGCGGCCACCCCGCTTGAGGTGACCGACGAGACCGTCACGAAGTCGACCACTTCGAACGGTCCGAAGGGCAGTGAGAGCCGTTCCCCGGGCCGGCTCGCCTGGAAGCGTTTCAAGCGCGACAAGACGGGCGTCATATCCGCCTATGTCGTGATCTTCTTCTTCGTGATCGCGATAGCGGCGCCGTTGATCGCCAAGCTCTACGGCAAGAACCCGTACACGACGTACGCCAGCCAGGACCCGAGCCTGCTGGACGCGTTCGCGTACCCGTCCGGCCCGAACGGCGGCATGAGCTCGCAGTTCTGGTTCGGCATCGAGCCGCAGCTGGGCCGGGACGTCTTCACGTTCCTGCTGTACGGCATCCGGACGTCGCTGGGCATCGCCCTGGCCGCCACGGTCCTCACCGTGGTCGTCGGCGTCGTGGTCGGCATCACCGCCGGCTACCTGGGCGGCAAGACCGACTACATCGTCAGCCGGGTCATCGACATCCTGCTGTCGTTCCCGTCCACGCTGTTCTTCATCGCGTTCATGCCGGTCGTCTACGGCATCTTCGTCGCCCCCGACGACAACATCCCGACGTGGCTGCGCGCCACCGCTCTGATCACGGTACTGACCGCGTTCGGCTGGGCCACCATCGCGCGTCTGCTGCGCGGTCAGGTCCTCGGTCTGCGTGAGCGCGAGTTCGTGGAGGCGGCGAAGGTCACGGGCGCGTCTCCGATGCGCATCGTGTTCAAGGAGCTGCTGCCCAACCTGTGGACACCGATCATCATCCAGGGCACGCTGCTGCTCCCGACGCTCGTGACCGCGGAGGCAGGCCTGTCCTTCCTCGGCGTCGGCATCATCGACCCGACCCCGGACTGGGGCGTGATGATCGCTCGTGGGTCCACGTTCTACTCGCAGGACCTCACGTTCATGCTCTTCCCGGGCGTCTCGATGGTTCTCTTCGTGGTCGCCTTCAACCTGCTCGGTGACTCCGTGCGCGACGCGCTCGACCCCAAGTCCAAGCGGTAG
- a CDS encoding ABC transporter substrate-binding protein: MSFSRRNFLIATGVAAASTTVLSACSSSDKGSTDNSVPSVSKAKTMNIPVGTKADSTGPAPEVPGAVKGGTLYSLDQFDMDHLDPAQVYVATEGAITRPILRGLTGYKVDEKGAATLVGDVATDAGTMKNGGKTWSFTIKDGIKWEDGSDLSMDDVRHTFERLFASFVTEGPRYVQQWLVGGDKYKGPYDGKHLDSLEVSGNTITFNLTEARTDFNYTLGMPGYSLVNKKKDTKEKYDKQPFALGPYRIGNRDIGKSLTYVRNEHWDAKTDPIRNAYPDKYVFQFGFELVASTDRYIADKGNDQYAMSIFNEVAPERIAQVMTNATLKKRVLTQVDTVTYYWPINTTRIKDVKVRQAINYAWPHQQLQTIRGGAASSEIATTILSPVTPGYTKFDLYGTDKKPGGDPAKAKALLKEAGKVGQKLVIAYQASDSAVKSAVAIKNALEAAGFQVVNKQVDKSTFYTQIGKIDNTFDLFAAGWSPDWPNGYSVFYPCWDGKNIGDGRSNYAQLNDPGVNKAIDAAAKITDVTQANKAWGEVDRQVMELAAVVPDYHSIRNWMHGSKVGGVIYDPGNTCVMLTKLYAMK; the protein is encoded by the coding sequence ATGTCTTTTTCACGTAGAAACTTCCTGATCGCCACCGGTGTGGCCGCGGCCTCCACGACTGTGCTGAGCGCGTGCAGCAGCAGCGACAAGGGCTCGACCGACAACAGTGTCCCGTCGGTGAGCAAGGCCAAGACCATGAACATCCCGGTCGGCACCAAGGCCGACTCCACGGGTCCGGCCCCGGAGGTTCCCGGAGCGGTCAAGGGCGGGACGCTGTACTCGCTCGACCAGTTCGACATGGACCACCTGGACCCGGCGCAGGTCTACGTGGCGACCGAGGGTGCGATCACCCGCCCGATCCTGCGCGGTCTGACCGGCTACAAGGTGGACGAGAAGGGCGCCGCCACGCTCGTCGGTGACGTCGCCACGGACGCCGGCACCATGAAGAACGGCGGCAAGACCTGGTCGTTCACCATCAAGGACGGCATCAAGTGGGAGGACGGCTCCGACCTCTCCATGGACGACGTCCGCCACACGTTCGAGCGCCTCTTCGCGTCCTTCGTGACCGAGGGCCCGCGCTACGTGCAGCAGTGGCTGGTCGGCGGCGACAAGTACAAGGGCCCGTACGACGGCAAGCACCTCGACTCGCTCGAGGTCTCCGGCAACACCATCACCTTCAACCTCACCGAAGCCCGCACGGACTTCAACTACACGCTCGGCATGCCGGGCTACAGCCTGGTGAACAAGAAGAAGGACACCAAGGAGAAGTACGACAAGCAGCCGTTCGCGCTCGGTCCCTACCGGATCGGCAACCGTGACATCGGCAAGTCGCTGACGTACGTGCGCAACGAGCACTGGGACGCGAAGACGGACCCGATCCGCAACGCCTACCCGGACAAGTACGTCTTCCAGTTCGGCTTCGAGCTCGTCGCCTCCACCGACCGCTACATCGCGGACAAGGGCAACGACCAGTACGCGATGTCGATCTTCAACGAGGTCGCGCCCGAGCGCATAGCGCAGGTCATGACCAACGCCACGCTGAAGAAGCGCGTGCTGACCCAGGTCGACACGGTCACCTACTACTGGCCGATCAACACGACCCGGATCAAGGACGTCAAGGTCCGCCAGGCCATCAACTACGCGTGGCCGCACCAGCAGCTGCAGACGATCCGCGGTGGCGCGGCCAGCAGCGAGATCGCGACCACGATCCTCAGCCCGGTCACCCCCGGCTACACCAAGTTCGACCTCTACGGCACGGACAAGAAGCCCGGTGGCGACCCGGCCAAGGCGAAGGCCCTGCTGAAGGAGGCCGGCAAGGTCGGCCAGAAGCTGGTCATCGCGTACCAGGCCTCGGACAGCGCGGTCAAGAGCGCCGTCGCCATCAAGAACGCGCTGGAGGCGGCCGGCTTCCAGGTCGTCAACAAGCAGGTCGACAAGTCGACCTTCTACACCCAGATCGGCAAGATCGACAACACCTTCGACCTGTTCGCGGCCGGCTGGAGCCCGGACTGGCCGAACGGCTACTCCGTGTTCTACCCCTGCTGGGACGGCAAGAACATCGGTGACGGCCGCAGCAACTACGCCCAGCTCAACGACCCGGGCGTCAACAAGGCGATCGACGCCGCTGCGAAGATCACCGATGTCACGCAGGCCAACAAGGCCTGGGGTGAGGTCGACCGTCAGGTCATGGAGCTGGCCGCGGTGGTCCCGGACTACCACTCCATCCGCAACTGGATGCACGGCTCCAAGGTCGGCGGCGTCATCTACGACCCGGGCAACACCTGCGTCATGCTCACCAAGCTGTACGCGATGAAGTAA
- a CDS encoding ABC transporter permease codes for MLRFLVRRILGALVILLVISAVTFWLFYAIPRDPAMMSCGKNCTPDMLKQVRHNLGIDHPVPVQYWYWLKGIFVGRSYGDFGNCPAPCLGYSFANRQPVLGTILDRLPLTLSLAFGSAVVFIIFGVGAGMIAAVKQGKWQDKVASSGSLIASSLQIYFVGYLAMYLLVAKLGILDNPSYTPITDNPAEWASGLLLPWLVLALIWTANYTRMSRSQLVETLTEDYVRTARAKGLSRRKVFFRFAWRGAMGPIVTIFGIDLATLIGGAIITESVFSLQGVGRLALDAVNKSDLPMVLGVTLLSAGAIVIFNIIVDAVYALIDPRIRLA; via the coding sequence ATGCTCCGCTTCCTTGTCCGCCGAATCCTCGGCGCGCTGGTCATCCTGCTGGTCATCAGCGCCGTCACCTTCTGGCTCTTCTACGCCATTCCGCGTGACCCCGCCATGATGTCGTGCGGCAAGAACTGCACGCCCGACATGCTCAAGCAGGTCCGGCACAACCTGGGCATCGACCACCCGGTCCCGGTCCAGTACTGGTACTGGCTGAAGGGGATCTTCGTCGGCCGCAGCTACGGCGACTTCGGCAACTGCCCGGCGCCCTGCCTCGGTTACTCCTTCGCCAACCGCCAGCCCGTCCTCGGCACCATCCTGGACCGCCTGCCGCTGACGCTGTCGCTCGCCTTCGGCTCCGCCGTCGTCTTCATCATCTTCGGTGTCGGCGCGGGCATGATCGCCGCCGTCAAGCAGGGCAAGTGGCAGGACAAGGTCGCCAGCTCCGGCTCGCTGATCGCCTCCTCGCTGCAGATCTACTTCGTCGGTTACCTCGCGATGTACCTCCTCGTCGCGAAGCTCGGCATCCTCGACAACCCGTCGTACACCCCGATCACCGACAACCCGGCCGAGTGGGCCTCCGGCCTGCTGCTGCCGTGGCTGGTGCTCGCGCTGATCTGGACCGCCAACTACACGCGTATGTCGCGCTCCCAGCTGGTGGAGACACTGACCGAGGACTACGTGCGCACGGCCCGCGCCAAGGGCCTGTCCCGCCGCAAGGTCTTCTTCCGGTTCGCCTGGCGCGGCGCGATGGGTCCGATCGTCACCATCTTCGGCATCGACCTCGCCACGCTCATCGGCGGCGCGATCATCACCGAGTCCGTCTTCAGCCTCCAGGGTGTCGGCCGGCTCGCGCTGGACGCCGTCAACAAGAGCGACCTGCCCATGGTCCTGGGCGTGACCCTCCTCTCGGCCGGCGCGATCGTGATCTTCAACATCATCGTGGACGCCGTCTACGCCCTTATCGACCCGCGGATCCGGCTCGCCTGA
- a CDS encoding ABC transporter ATP-binding protein, with protein sequence MTSTDQQPFLSIKDLKVHFSTEDGIVKAVDGLSFDLAKGQTLGIVGESGSGKSVTNLTILGLHDPARTSIEGEILLDGQELLTASEREMERLRGNKMSMIFQDALASLSPYHTVGIQIAETYRKHTGCGKAEARKRAIEMLRRVGIPQPDMRVDDYPHQFSGGMRQRAMIAMALVCDPELLIADEPTTALDVTVQAQIMDLLKDLQQEFGTAIIFITHDLGVIADIADDVLVMYGGRCVERGTKVEVLRDPQHPYTLGLLNSMPSLTGPVDVPLTPIPGAPPSLLNPPSGCRFHPRCAFAEKVSGGRCASERPLLEIVDGRGTACHLTTEQKQELFADFAATRQH encoded by the coding sequence GTGACGAGCACCGATCAGCAGCCGTTCCTCTCGATCAAGGACCTAAAGGTCCACTTCTCGACCGAGGACGGCATCGTCAAGGCCGTCGACGGTCTCAGCTTCGACCTGGCCAAGGGTCAGACGCTCGGCATCGTGGGCGAGTCGGGCTCCGGCAAGTCGGTCACCAACCTGACCATCCTCGGCCTGCACGACCCGGCCCGTACGTCGATCGAGGGCGAGATCCTCCTCGACGGCCAGGAGCTGCTCACCGCCTCCGAGCGTGAGATGGAGCGGCTGCGCGGCAACAAGATGTCCATGATCTTCCAGGACGCGCTGGCCTCGCTGTCGCCGTACCACACGGTCGGCATCCAGATCGCCGAGACCTACCGCAAGCACACGGGCTGCGGCAAGGCCGAGGCCCGCAAGCGCGCCATCGAGATGCTGCGCCGGGTCGGGATCCCGCAGCCGGACATGCGGGTGGACGACTACCCGCACCAGTTCTCCGGCGGTATGCGCCAGCGCGCGATGATCGCCATGGCGCTGGTCTGCGACCCCGAGCTGCTGATCGCCGACGAGCCGACCACGGCCCTCGACGTGACCGTGCAGGCGCAGATCATGGACCTGCTCAAGGACCTCCAGCAGGAGTTCGGCACCGCGATCATCTTCATCACCCACGACCTGGGTGTGATCGCCGACATCGCCGACGACGTGCTGGTGATGTACGGCGGCCGGTGTGTGGAGCGCGGCACCAAGGTGGAGGTCCTGCGGGACCCGCAGCACCCCTACACGCTGGGCCTGCTGAACTCGATGCCGAGCCTGACCGGTCCGGTCGACGTGCCGCTGACGCCGATCCCGGGTGCGCCGCCGTCGCTGCTCAACCCGCCGTCCGGCTGCCGCTTCCACCCGCGCTGCGCCTTCGCCGAGAAGGTCTCGGGCGGCAGGTGCGCAAGCGAGCGCCCTCTGCTGGAGATCGTGGACGGCCGGGGTACGGCCTGCCACCTCACCACCGAGCAGAAGCAGGAACTCTTCGCCGACTTCGCCGCGACCCGGCAACACTGA
- a CDS encoding ABC transporter ATP-binding protein — MSNTNPLLDVSGLTKHFPIKGGFPIRRTVGAVQAVDGLDFQVSAGESLGLVGESGCGKSTTGRLITRLMEPTAGTIKYQGQDITHAGRKQLAPIRSEIQMIFQDPYASLNPRQTVGKIISGPMEINGVNPPGGRENRVRELLEIVGLNPEHFNRFPHEFSGGQRQRIGVARALALEPKLIVADEPVSALDVSIQAQVVNLLQKVQQELGIAFVFIAHDLAIVRHFSQRVAVMYLGKIMEIADREDLYDNPRHPYTRALLSAVPEATVDEEPRERIRLVGDVPSPINPPSGCRFRTRCWKATEKCATEAPPLVQVEGNKPGHLTACHYPETQETVPAPRLSKDPEAAA; from the coding sequence ATGAGCAACACGAACCCCCTCCTGGACGTCTCCGGGCTGACGAAGCACTTCCCCATCAAGGGCGGCTTCCCGATCCGGCGGACCGTCGGTGCGGTGCAGGCCGTGGACGGGCTGGACTTCCAGGTCTCCGCGGGCGAGAGCCTGGGCCTCGTCGGCGAGTCGGGCTGCGGCAAGTCCACCACGGGCCGGCTGATCACCCGGCTCATGGAGCCGACCGCCGGCACGATCAAGTACCAGGGCCAGGACATCACGCACGCGGGCCGCAAGCAGCTGGCTCCGATCCGGTCCGAGATCCAGATGATCTTCCAGGACCCGTACGCCTCGCTGAACCCGCGGCAGACGGTCGGCAAGATCATCTCCGGGCCGATGGAGATCAACGGCGTCAACCCGCCGGGCGGGCGCGAGAACCGCGTGCGCGAACTCCTGGAGATCGTCGGCCTCAACCCCGAGCACTTCAACCGCTTCCCGCACGAGTTCTCCGGCGGTCAGCGCCAGCGCATCGGTGTCGCCCGCGCGCTGGCCCTGGAGCCGAAGCTGATCGTGGCCGACGAGCCGGTCTCCGCGCTGGACGTCTCCATCCAGGCGCAGGTCGTCAACCTGCTGCAGAAGGTGCAGCAGGAGCTGGGCATCGCGTTCGTCTTCATCGCCCACGACCTCGCGATCGTGCGGCACTTCTCGCAGCGCGTCGCGGTGATGTACCTCGGCAAGATCATGGAGATCGCCGACCGCGAGGACCTGTACGACAACCCGCGTCACCCCTACACCCGGGCGCTGCTGTCCGCGGTGCCCGAGGCGACGGTGGACGAGGAGCCGCGCGAGCGCATCCGCCTGGTCGGCGACGTGCCCTCGCCGATCAACCCGCCGTCGGGCTGCCGTTTCCGCACCCGCTGCTGGAAGGCGACGGAGAAGTGCGCGACGGAGGCCCCGCCGCTGGTCCAGGTCGAGGGCAACAAGCCCGGCCACCTCACGGCGTGCCACTACCCTGAGACGCAGGAGACCGTCCCGGCTCCGCGCCTTTCCAAGGACCCCGAGGCAGCGGCCTGA
- a CDS encoding class I SAM-dependent methyltransferase: protein MVDHSFADLSLAALYDSLNPWGPGDEFCLGLVRRAGDVLDVGCGTGQLLRRARAEGHRGRLMGLDPAAAMLVQARAARRDIEWVLGDTRVRRWDPEFDLVVMTGHAFQALVGDEEIRGCLRAVREALRPGGRFVFEVRNPAARAWERWTPDRAHQAVTADGTPVRVTHQVLDGGPRNGRVRFTETYASDRWPAPLVSHSVLRFLDPGLLAGFLSAAGLTVVEQYGDWDGRPPAPAAPEIITVATPTA from the coding sequence GTGGTGGATCACTCGTTCGCCGATCTCTCGCTCGCCGCGTTGTACGACAGCCTCAACCCCTGGGGGCCGGGCGACGAGTTCTGTCTGGGGCTCGTGCGGCGGGCGGGTGATGTGCTCGATGTCGGGTGCGGGACCGGGCAGTTGCTGCGCCGGGCCCGGGCCGAGGGGCATCGGGGGCGGCTGATGGGGCTGGACCCGGCCGCCGCCATGCTCGTACAGGCGCGCGCGGCCAGGCGGGACATCGAGTGGGTGCTCGGGGACACCCGGGTGCGCCGCTGGGACCCGGAGTTCGACCTCGTCGTGATGACCGGGCACGCCTTCCAGGCGCTGGTCGGGGACGAGGAGATCCGGGGCTGCCTGCGGGCCGTACGCGAGGCCCTGCGCCCCGGCGGGCGGTTCGTGTTCGAGGTCAGGAACCCGGCCGCGCGCGCGTGGGAGCGCTGGACCCCCGACCGGGCGCACCAGGCCGTCACCGCCGACGGAACCCCCGTACGGGTCACCCACCAGGTGCTGGACGGCGGTCCGCGGAACGGCCGGGTGCGCTTCACGGAGACGTACGCCAGCGACCGCTGGCCCGCCCCCCTCGTCAGCCACAGCGTGCTGCGCTTCCTGGACCCCGGCCTGCTCGCCGGCTTCCTCTCGGCGGCGGGGCTCACGGTCGTGGAGCAGTACGGCGACTGGGACGGCCGGCCGCCGGCGCCCGCCGCCCCCGAGATCATCACCGTGGCGACGCCCACCGCCTGA
- a CDS encoding ABC transporter ATP-binding protein: MTEDLVLPAQRAQGPGTDGERLLEVAGLTKHFPVKGGFPIRRTIGQVQAVDGIDLTVHTGESFGLVGESGCGKSTTGRLITRLMEPTAGTVTYRGRDISHASRRQLAPIRSEIQMIFQDPYSSLNPRQTVGTIISGPMEINGVNPPGGREKRVRELLEIVGLNPEHYNRFPHEFSGGQRQRIGVARALALEPKLIVADEPVSALDVSIQAQVVNLLQQVQNDLGIAFLFIAHDLAVVRHFSQRVAVMYLGKIIEVGDRDSIYTRPRHPYTHALLSAVPEVDLTDEASGGRERIRLAGDVPSPISPPSGCRFRTRCWKAQDRCATEEPPLVRISGNHEGHLTACHFPEEPTIEGREEDIVLDPALAALEEGASDEGEGRA, translated from the coding sequence ATGACAGAGGACCTGGTCCTCCCGGCCCAGCGCGCGCAGGGCCCCGGTACGGACGGGGAGCGGCTGCTGGAGGTCGCGGGACTGACCAAGCACTTCCCGGTCAAGGGCGGCTTCCCGATCCGCCGCACCATCGGGCAGGTGCAGGCCGTGGACGGCATCGACCTGACCGTGCACACCGGCGAGAGCTTCGGGCTCGTCGGGGAGTCGGGCTGCGGCAAGTCCACCACGGGCCGGCTGATCACCCGGCTCATGGAGCCGACCGCCGGGACCGTCACCTATCGCGGCCGGGACATCAGCCACGCCTCGCGGAGGCAGCTGGCGCCGATCCGCTCCGAGATCCAGATGATCTTCCAGGACCCGTACTCGTCGCTGAACCCGCGGCAGACGGTCGGCACCATCATCTCCGGGCCGATGGAGATCAACGGCGTCAACCCGCCGGGCGGCCGGGAGAAGCGGGTGCGCGAACTCCTGGAGATCGTGGGGCTCAACCCCGAGCACTACAACCGCTTCCCGCACGAGTTCTCCGGCGGTCAGCGCCAACGCATCGGCGTGGCAAGGGCGTTGGCCCTGGAGCCCAAGCTGATCGTGGCCGACGAGCCGGTCTCCGCGCTGGACGTCTCCATCCAGGCGCAGGTCGTCAACCTGCTCCAGCAGGTGCAGAACGACCTGGGCATCGCGTTCCTCTTCATCGCCCACGACCTCGCGGTGGTACGGCACTTCTCGCAGCGGGTCGCGGTGATGTACCTCGGCAAGATCATCGAGGTGGGCGACCGCGACTCCATCTACACCCGGCCGCGCCACCCCTACACGCACGCCCTGCTGTCCGCGGTCCCCGAGGTCGACCTCACGGACGAGGCGTCGGGCGGCAGGGAGCGCATCCGGCTCGCCGGTGACGTGCCCTCGCCGATCTCCCCGCCGTCGGGCTGCCGCTTCCGCACCCGCTGCTGGAAGGCCCAGGACAGGTGCGCGACGGAGGAACCGCCGCTGGTGCGGATCTCCGGCAACCACGAGGGGCACCTGACGGCGTGCCACTTCCCGGAGGAGCCGACGATCGAGGGTCGCGAGGAGGACATCGTGCTGGACCCGGCGCTGGCGGCGCTGGAGGAGGGGGCGTCCGACGAGGGGGAGGGGCGGGCGTGA
- a CDS encoding ABC transporter ATP-binding protein, which yields MSTPLLSVRDLHVSFKTEDGVVQAVDRLSFDLERGRTLGIVGESGSGKSVTNLTVLGLHNPMFTTVEGEILLDGQELTTAREPELEKLRGNKVAMIFQDPLTALSPYYTVGRQIAEPYMKHNGASKKDAWERAVEMLGKVGIPHPRQRAKDYPHQFSGGMRQRAMIAMALICDPDLLIADEPTTALDVTVQAQILDLLKDLQQEFGSGIIFITHDLGVIADMADDIMVMYAGSAVERGTTEQVLRSPRHPYTWGLLNSMPRLDSDTGARLSPIPGAPPSLLNPPSGCRFHPRCAFRDRVAPAGRCTTERPPLATDRAAACHLTADQKRTIFIEEIKPRLG from the coding sequence ATGAGCACACCTCTCCTGTCCGTGCGGGACCTGCATGTCAGCTTCAAGACCGAGGACGGCGTCGTCCAGGCCGTGGACCGGCTCTCCTTCGACCTGGAGCGGGGCCGGACGCTCGGCATCGTGGGCGAGTCCGGCTCGGGCAAGTCGGTGACGAACCTGACCGTCCTCGGCCTGCACAACCCGATGTTCACCACCGTCGAGGGCGAGATCCTGCTGGACGGGCAGGAGCTGACCACCGCTCGCGAGCCGGAACTGGAGAAGCTGCGCGGCAACAAGGTCGCCATGATCTTCCAGGACCCGCTGACCGCGCTCTCCCCGTACTACACCGTCGGCCGGCAGATCGCCGAGCCGTACATGAAGCACAACGGCGCCTCCAAGAAGGACGCCTGGGAACGCGCCGTCGAGATGCTCGGCAAGGTCGGCATCCCCCACCCCCGCCAGCGGGCCAAGGACTACCCGCACCAGTTCTCCGGCGGCATGCGCCAGCGCGCCATGATCGCCATGGCCCTGATCTGCGATCCCGACCTGCTCATCGCGGACGAACCGACCACCGCGCTCGACGTGACCGTGCAGGCGCAGATTCTCGACCTGTTGAAGGACCTGCAACAGGAGTTCGGATCGGGCATCATCTTCATCACCCACGACTTGGGGGTGATCGCCGACATGGCCGACGACATCATGGTGATGTACGCGGGCAGCGCGGTCGAGCGGGGCACCACCGAACAGGTGCTGCGCTCGCCCCGGCACCCGTACACCTGGGGCCTGCTGAACTCCATGCCGCGCCTGGACTCCGACACCGGCGCGCGGCTGTCCCCGATCCCGGGCGCTCCGCCCTCCCTGCTCAACCCGCCGTCCGGCTGCCGTTTCCATCCACGCTGCGCCTTCCGGGACCGGGTGGCGCCGGCGGGCCGCTGTACGACCGAACGCCCGCCGCTCGCCACCGACCGGGCGGCCGCCTGCCATCTGACCGCGGACCAGAAGCGCACCATCTTCATCGAGGAGATCAAGCCCCGCCTGGGCTAG
- a CDS encoding ABC transporter permease, giving the protein MLRFLVRRIIGAVVILFLLSIVTFVLFFGVPRDPALLMCGKTCNPDSIANIHHVLGLDRPITEQYWIFLHNLVMGSDQFAQGPCPAPCFGYSYHTNDPVWSTLMDRLPTTVSLTLGAAVCFLVVGLGTGLLAAWRRGTLIDKMATGGAMVISALQIYFLGPLALAILVYQTHWFDKPAYNDFTGDPLSWFTGLIIPWVVLSTIFAAQYTRMARSAMIEQLQEEHVRTARAKGMSRRYVFFRYAWRGSLIPIVTIFGIDLGSLLGGAIITEYTFGLPGLGQLAVQSVFFSDLPLLLGVMLFAATMILVFNIVVDATYAFIDPRVRLS; this is encoded by the coding sequence ATGCTGCGCTTCCTCGTCCGCCGGATCATCGGTGCCGTCGTCATCCTGTTTCTGCTGAGCATCGTCACGTTCGTGCTGTTCTTCGGGGTGCCCCGGGACCCGGCGCTGCTGATGTGCGGCAAGACCTGCAACCCGGACAGCATCGCGAACATCCACCATGTGCTCGGCCTGGACAGACCCATCACCGAGCAGTACTGGATCTTCCTGCACAACCTCGTCATGGGCAGCGACCAGTTCGCCCAAGGGCCGTGCCCCGCCCCCTGTTTCGGGTACTCGTACCACACCAACGACCCGGTCTGGTCCACCCTGATGGACCGGCTGCCCACCACCGTCTCGCTCACCCTGGGTGCGGCCGTCTGCTTCCTGGTCGTCGGCCTCGGCACCGGCCTCCTCGCGGCCTGGCGGCGCGGCACCCTGATCGACAAGATGGCCACCGGCGGCGCCATGGTGATCAGCGCTCTGCAGATCTACTTCCTCGGCCCGCTCGCCCTCGCGATCCTCGTCTACCAGACCCACTGGTTCGACAAGCCCGCCTACAACGACTTCACCGGCGACCCGCTGAGCTGGTTCACCGGGCTGATCATCCCCTGGGTGGTGCTCTCCACGATCTTCGCCGCGCAGTACACCCGTATGGCGCGCTCCGCGATGATCGAGCAGCTCCAGGAGGAACACGTCCGCACCGCCCGCGCCAAGGGCATGTCCCGGCGCTATGTCTTCTTCCGCTACGCCTGGCGCGGTTCGCTGATCCCGATCGTCACCATCTTCGGCATCGACCTCGGCTCCCTGCTCGGCGGCGCCATCATCACCGAGTACACCTTCGGACTGCCGGGCCTCGGCCAACTCGCCGTGCAGTCCGTGTTCTTCAGCGACCTGCCGCTGCTGCTCGGGGTGATGCTGTTCGCCGCCACCATGATCCTGGTCTTCAACATCGTCGTCGACGCCACGTACGCCTTCATCGATCCGCGCGTGCGGCTGTCCTAG